A region of Lycium barbarum isolate Lr01 chromosome 3, ASM1917538v2, whole genome shotgun sequence DNA encodes the following proteins:
- the LOC132631179 gene encoding uncharacterized protein LOC132631179 → MMNRSFRDSMISSGRNFPISSQHRRGLSLNGASREPVDDNLDLFSKSRRSVSVVSSDESDVPVKLGRLSIGSVKQLKSGLEDLLASTEGEKHDYDWLLTPPGTPLVPSSDGSESKPASVAPRGSSLGRSASTTKASRLSVSHSESNTPARPTRSNSVTRPSISSSQYSTCSNKSGSILNTSSASVSSYIRPSTPTSRSSSSTRPSTPTSRTTVSRPSTPSKARQAPITSRPTQNSRPSTPTSRPQISGSSSTPAARSTSRPSTPTRRAITPSLSPASRPSTPAGRSLTNGRPAASVSRPSSPSPQVRRPSQPIVPPDFSLETPPNLRTTLPDRPLSAGRSRSNSSVTTKGNAETPSVANPRRQSSPIVSRGRLTEPSSRGRVLGGGQLSDISDSRRALHVSELSTRRPVKTATDSMGLGRTISKKSLDVAIKHMDIRNGLNGVRPISGSTLFPHSIRSTNGKGQPSHGSSAASSINENASYHYNGNLPENGNYLNRSSENGSEEAKSQHSAKLTDIDIYESSRYDALLLKEDLKNTNWLHSIDDKSDHETIFDNGFESLPEPFSPLQHL, encoded by the exons ATGATGAATCGGAGTTTCAGAGATTCCATGATCAGCAGTGGGAGGAATTTCCCTATCTCATCGCAACACCGACGAGGACTTAGTCTTAACGGAGCTTCTAGAGAGCCTGTTGACGATAACTTGGATCTCTTCTCCAAAAGTCGCCGTAGTGTTTCTGTTGTCTCCTCCGATGAGTCTGACG TTCCTGTTAAGCTGGGAAGGCTTTCAATTGGATCAGTTAAGCAATTAAAGAGTGGATTAGAGGATCTGCTGGCATCTACTGAAGGAGAGAAACATGATTATGATTG GCTCCTCACTCCTCCAGGAACTCCTCTTGTTCCTTCATCAGATGGAAGTGAATCAAAACCAGCTTCAGTGGCTCCAAGAGGCAGCTCATTGGGCAGATCTGCCTCCACTACTAAGGCTTCAAGG CTTTCAGTGTCTCATTCAGAGAGCAATACTCCTGCAAGACCAACTCGGAGTAATTCTGTGACTCGACCTTCCATTTCTAGCTCACAGTATAGTACTTGCTCAAATAAATCAGGCTCTATTCTAAACACAAGCTCTGCATCAGTCTCCTCCTATATTAGACCGTCTACGCCAACTAGCCGTTCGTCTTCTTCAACCAGACCTTCCACCCCTACCTCCCGTACAACAGTGTCCAGACCTTCAACTCCGTCGAAAGCCCGCCAAGCCCCAATTACTTCTAGGCCAACCCAGAACTCGAGACCTTCTACTCCAACTTCCCGGCCCCAAATATCAGGGAGCTCAAGTACCCCTGCTGCCCGGTCTACTTCAAGGCCTTCAACGCCTACTCGTCGGGCCATAACACCTTCATTATCTCCAGCATCTAGACCTTCAACTCCAGCAGGGCGCTCTCTCACCAATGGACGACCTGCAGCTTCTGTTTCTCGTCCAAGCTCCCCTAGTCCCCAAGTTCGGCGACCATCACAGCCAATAGTTCCCCCAGATTTTTCACTTGAAACACCACCAAACCTACGCACAACTCTGCCAGATAGACCTCTGTCTGCTGGAAGATCCAGGTCAAATTCTTCTGTCACTACCAAGGGCAATGCAGAAACCCCAAGTGTGGCAAATCCTCGGAGACAGTCATCGCCGATTGTTAGCAGGGGAAGACTAACAGAACCCTCTAGTAGAGGACGAGTGCTTGGTGGTGGGCAGCTAAGTGATATTTCTGATTCCCGCAGGGCTTTACATGTCTCAGAGTTGTCTACAAGGAGGCCTGTAAAGACTGCTACTGACAGTATGGGACTTGGAAGGACAATTTCTAAGAAATCTCTTGATGTGGCAATCAAGCATATG GATATTAGAAACGGCCTTAATGGTGTTCGTCCAATTTCCGGTTCAACCCTCTTTCCTCACAGTATTCGATCCACAAATGGGAAAGGCCAGCCTTCTCATGGTTCTAGTGCGGCATCCTCTATCAATGAGAATGCATCTTACCACTACAATGGTAATCTTCCAGAAAATGGTAATTACCTTAATAGATCATCTGAGAACGGGAGTGAAGAGGCCAAGTCTCAACATTCAGCAAAACTGACAGATATTGATATTTATGAGAGTTCTCGTTACGATGCGCTTCTGCTGAAAGAGGACTTGAAGAACACGAATTGGTTGCACAGTATCGATGACAAGTCGGACCATGAAACCATATTTGATAACGGGTTCGAGTCGCTGCCTGAACCTTTTAGCCCTTTGCAACATTTGTGA